The genomic region TGCAAAATTTCTCCTAAAAAACACAAGCAATTCAATTTCTTGCCCCATAAGGAGAAGACCGTCTTGCTTAATTTAAGCTCGAAACTACAAATATATCAGAATGAATGTTTGCACCATCCGCACCAGATAAAAAAACGAGTTCTTGAGTTTTGTTAACAAAATCATTGTTCCCACAAATATATACTTTCCAATTAGTTAAGTCTGGAAAGTATTCCTCAACATAAGAACATATATCATTCGTATTCTCTGGATTATCCTCATCCTGTAAAATACACGTATGTACATTAAAATTTTTATTATTTAAACTTAATTCGCATAAAATTTGATTTGCATACAATGAATGCTTATTTAAGCCACCTTGGATCAAATGAATTTCGTTCAAATGATTTTCAAACAATGCTTGGCGAGCAATTCCAATTAAAGGTGCAAGACCCGTTCCAACACCGATTAGAAGCAATTTTTTTTCTCGAGCTTCTTTAGAGTAAAAGCACTGACCAAGCGCTTCAGAGATAAAAAGGGAATCACCAATATGAATTTCATTGAAAAGCCACTCCGTTAACTTACCCTGTTCATAAAGCTTTATATGCAGTTCAATTTCACATATTTCACTATGTAAACTCGCAATAGAATAACAACGCATTTCACCAGTAGGTTTTATTATATTAACATACTGACCTGGAAAAAAATGATAATCAAGCGGATGCTTTATTTTTAAAATAATAATACCAGTAGCTAGAATTATTTTTTCTTGAACAATGCATTCAAATTTTTTTTTGCTATCATTACAATTTTTTATAAAAATATCCTGAGTTGGTTTAGATAAACAAGGAAGAAAATGCGCCTGCATTTTCTCTGC from Fluviispira vulneris harbors:
- a CDS encoding FAD-binding oxidoreductase, giving the protein MVAIIYNGNNYQLKEQQTVLDCLLENNESIPYFCKSGLCQSCTMEIEQGDIPLNSQLGLSEAEKMQAHFLPCLSKPTQDIFIKNCNDSKKKFECIVQEKIILATGIIILKIKHPLDYHFFPGQYVNIIKPTGEMRCYSIASLHSEICEIELHIKLYEQGKLTEWLFNEIHIGDSLFISEALGQCFYSKEAREKKLLLIGVGTGLAPLIGIARQALFENHLNEIHLIQGGLNKHSLYANQILCELSLNNKNFNVHTCILQDEDNPENTNDICSYVEEYFPDLTNWKVYICGNNDFVNKTQELVFLSGADGANIHSDIFVVSSLN